In one Trichlorobacter lovleyi SZ genomic region, the following are encoded:
- a CDS encoding ferritin-like domain-containing protein: MSDAATCYTFEGALETAISMEEEGFRNYLRALKAVQNKGAKEILRENALDELNHKHQLEKALIEGQVSSSDEMLREIPSMNLDYVLKQQDLGPDSGVREALAYAIHLEKGAVDFYGRVADGCAGAPMAALFARLKAEESLHLQRLEDLYEQHFMTEN; this comes from the coding sequence ATGAGCGATGCAGCAACCTGTTACACCTTTGAAGGAGCACTGGAAACCGCCATCAGCATGGAAGAGGAAGGATTCCGCAACTATCTGCGCGCCCTCAAGGCGGTGCAGAACAAGGGGGCAAAGGAGATTTTGCGGGAAAATGCCCTGGACGAACTCAACCACAAGCATCAGTTGGAAAAGGCGCTGATTGAGGGCCAGGTGAGCAGCAGTGACGAGATGCTGCGCGAGATCCCCAGCATGAATCTCGACTATGTCCTGAAGCAGCAGGATCTCGGCCCGGATTCCGGAGTCCGGGAGGCCCTGGCCTATGCCATCCATCTGGAAAAAGGGGCTGTCGATTTTTATGGCCGTGTTGCCGACGGCTGCGCAGGTGCCCCCATGGCAGCCCTGTTTGCCCGTCTCAAGGCCGAGGAGTCATTACACCTGCAGCGCCTTGAGGATCTCTACGAGCAGCACTTCATGACTGAAAATTGA
- a CDS encoding response regulator, whose amino-acid sequence MIQTLMEKLAKSEVTILIAEDDDGHAELIVDNLREAGLTNEIVRFRDGQEALDFLTGVPGTPETRQNGTAYLLLLDIRMPRVDGVEVLRRVKVVPELHKMPVIMLTTTDDPREVQNCYELGCSCYITKPVDYDRFSEMLHRLGLFLMVVQVPDINGKA is encoded by the coding sequence ATGATTCAGACGCTCATGGAAAAACTGGCCAAAAGTGAAGTTACCATTCTGATTGCCGAGGATGATGACGGGCATGCCGAGCTGATTGTTGATAATCTGCGGGAAGCCGGTCTGACCAACGAGATTGTCCGTTTCCGGGACGGGCAGGAGGCCCTGGATTTTCTGACCGGCGTGCCGGGGACACCGGAAACCCGCCAAAACGGTACCGCCTATCTGCTGCTGCTGGATATCCGTATGCCGCGGGTGGACGGGGTTGAGGTGCTGCGGCGCGTCAAGGTCGTGCCGGAACTGCATAAAATGCCGGTGATTATGCTGACCACCACCGATGATCCCCGTGAGGTTCAGAACTGCTACGAGCTCGGCTGCAGCTGCTATATCACCAAACCGGTGGATTATGACCGTTTCTCGGAGATGCTGCACCGGCTGGGGCTGTTCCTGATGGTGGTGCAGGTGCCGGATATTAACGGAAAGGCATAA
- a CDS encoding sensor histidine kinase: protein MTDAASDRWGLRQILALVLLVAASLLGNVLAPQLFTGFNYLLGSIGVMLVLRLFGIVPALCAALLAAVWCKQLFGHYYPLLWLGLEPLFVGLWLRRRPQDSLIMADLFYWLTAGLPLLVFVFVAVLKVAALGTAAAALMYLTIGVTNALVATLLLSQFSLEQRVWPQRSVATVSISQLIFQVLMLAVVLPALLVLVLTGRNREASVKQKMFDTLEIKARQIGQEVRQKIFHGVYPAIFGQEHRALLDVTAITQVLKNIQPNQDVQLHLLANQGEVIASTDQAVAGLPSYDPLSGGAVRSTDREQLYQRMPPNNPPVPLWQRAGRSAFIRVNHFPGTTVYAIAETRFAPYQAQILKGHRNALAALLLYLAVGAVLASLVARKIAKPLEQLSKTTTDLPGKLVSEDLVWPDSTIVEIGSLVENARQMARTLGSQFREIARINSELEERVELRTHELRESNQSLRREIDERITAERQRDHLMDELTIQLRFLQTLMDAIPNPIYFKDTRGQYQGFNQAFGQALGVVREQVIGRTADALYPPDIAAFHRDKDTQLFTEGGVQQYETDLIYADRKAHTIIVNKATYHSLSGDLAGLIGVFVDITERKRAELERDRLMRELEAKNNELEGIIYVASHDLRSPLVNIQGFSRKLAKNFTVLSKHLAGIELPPEQRDELLKLLTESMPRSVEFITGSVEKMDSLLSGLLRLSRLGRAAIAIENLDMNLLMSKITNSLAYQIESAGARITVKELLPCQGDAVQVSQVFTNLLDNAIKYRMPERPLEVLISSTVCDDGIRYCVRDNGIGIPSDYQEQVWEIFHRINPRDIPGEGLGLTASRRILDRLNGAIWLESGEGTGSSFFVRLPAQQELKG from the coding sequence ATGACTGATGCCGCTTCAGATCGTTGGGGCCTGCGCCAGATTCTGGCTCTGGTGCTGCTGGTTGCCGCTTCACTACTGGGTAATGTTCTGGCCCCGCAGCTTTTTACCGGTTTTAATTATCTGCTGGGCAGTATCGGTGTGATGCTGGTGTTGCGGCTGTTCGGCATTGTTCCGGCTCTCTGCGCGGCCTTGCTTGCTGCAGTGTGGTGCAAACAGCTTTTCGGACATTATTATCCGCTGCTCTGGCTGGGGTTGGAGCCGCTCTTTGTCGGGCTCTGGTTGAGGCGGCGCCCGCAGGACAGCTTGATCATGGCAGATCTGTTCTACTGGCTGACTGCCGGTCTGCCGCTGCTGGTTTTTGTGTTTGTTGCCGTCCTCAAGGTCGCAGCCCTGGGAACCGCTGCTGCGGCACTGATGTATTTGACCATTGGCGTTACCAATGCCCTGGTTGCAACGCTGCTGCTCAGCCAGTTTTCCCTTGAGCAGCGGGTCTGGCCGCAGCGTTCTGTTGCTACCGTGAGCATCTCCCAACTGATCTTTCAGGTCTTGATGCTGGCTGTTGTGTTGCCGGCCCTGCTGGTGCTGGTACTGACCGGCAGGAACCGTGAAGCGTCCGTAAAACAGAAGATGTTTGATACCCTTGAGATCAAGGCTCGACAGATCGGCCAGGAGGTGCGTCAAAAGATCTTTCATGGGGTCTATCCTGCGATCTTTGGCCAGGAACATCGTGCACTGCTGGATGTAACGGCTATTACGCAGGTGCTGAAGAATATTCAGCCCAATCAGGATGTGCAGCTGCATCTGCTGGCGAATCAGGGAGAGGTGATCGCCTCCACCGATCAGGCGGTTGCAGGGCTGCCCAGCTATGATCCGCTGAGTGGTGGTGCTGTCCGTTCAACCGACCGGGAACAGCTCTACCAGCGTATGCCGCCTAATAACCCGCCGGTGCCGCTCTGGCAACGGGCAGGGCGAAGTGCCTTTATCCGTGTTAATCATTTTCCCGGAACAACGGTCTATGCCATTGCAGAGACCCGCTTTGCTCCGTACCAGGCCCAGATACTGAAAGGGCATCGCAACGCCCTTGCCGCGCTGCTGCTGTATCTGGCAGTCGGCGCCGTGCTGGCTTCGCTGGTGGCACGTAAGATTGCGAAACCTCTGGAACAGTTGTCAAAAACCACAACCGACCTGCCGGGCAAGCTGGTGTCCGAAGACCTTGTCTGGCCTGACAGCACGATCGTTGAGATTGGCAGCCTTGTTGAGAATGCCCGCCAGATGGCCCGTACGCTGGGCAGCCAGTTCCGGGAGATCGCCCGGATCAACTCTGAACTTGAAGAGCGTGTTGAGCTGCGAACCCATGAACTGCGTGAAAGCAACCAGTCGTTACGCCGTGAGATTGATGAGCGGATTACCGCAGAACGCCAGCGTGATCATTTGATGGATGAACTGACCATCCAGCTCCGCTTTTTGCAGACCCTGATGGATGCCATCCCCAATCCGATCTATTTCAAGGATACCAGGGGGCAGTACCAGGGGTTCAACCAGGCCTTCGGGCAGGCGCTGGGAGTTGTCCGTGAGCAGGTTATCGGCAGGACTGCCGACGCGCTCTACCCCCCCGACATTGCCGCGTTTCACCGTGACAAGGATACTCAGCTCTTCACTGAGGGGGGGGTGCAACAGTATGAAACAGATCTGATCTATGCCGACAGGAAGGCACATACGATCATTGTCAACAAGGCTACCTATCACAGCCTGTCCGGTGATCTGGCCGGATTGATCGGTGTGTTTGTTGATATTACCGAGCGCAAACGGGCTGAACTGGAGCGCGACCGGTTGATGCGGGAACTGGAGGCCAAGAATAACGAGCTGGAGGGAATTATCTATGTTGCATCCCATGACCTGCGTTCGCCGCTGGTCAACATTCAGGGTTTCAGCCGTAAACTGGCAAAAAACTTTACGGTACTCAGCAAGCATCTGGCCGGGATCGAACTGCCGCCGGAGCAGCGGGATGAGCTGCTGAAGCTGCTGACCGAGAGCATGCCCCGCTCAGTCGAGTTCATTACCGGCAGTGTCGAGAAGATGGACAGCCTGCTGTCAGGCCTGTTACGGCTCTCCCGGCTGGGGCGTGCCGCCATAGCTATAGAAAACCTTGACATGAATCTCTTAATGAGCAAAATAACTAATTCTCTTGCCTATCAGATTGAATCAGCCGGAGCGCGGATAACCGTCAAAGAGCTGCTGCCCTGTCAGGGGGATGCGGTTCAGGTCAGTCAGGTCTTTACCAACCTGCTGGATAACGCAATCAAATACCGCATGCCGGAGCGGCCCCTTGAGGTGCTGATATCAAGTACCGTCTGTGATGATGGGATCCGGTACTGTGTCAGAGATAATGGTATCGGTATCCCGTCTGACTATCAGGAACAGGTCTGGGAGATCTTCCATCGCATCAACCCGCGTGATATTCCGGGAGAAGGGCTGGGGCTGACCGCGTCCCGCAGGATACTGGACCGCTTGAATGGCGCTATCTGGCTTGAATCCGGGGAGGGCACCGGGAGCAGTTTTTTTGTCAGGCTGCCTGCTCAACAGGAGCTGAAAGGATGA
- the waaC gene encoding lipopolysaccharide heptosyltransferase I, with protein MKILIIKTSSLGDIIHALPVLEYLRQAEPAATIDWVVDEAFVDLVSGNPLINRVLTVAFRRWKKAPFARRTRRELVSFIQTLRQERYDLIFDLQGNLKSGLVCAFGRAPLKVGFSRAHQQERLNALFTNRKVGFLPPDKNAGQRYLRIVSAPFALPPESVVPHGDIYTSPEDNAHAQQMIGGAAGHPLMLFHNGTTWTTKLWHAEGWKQLADALLLHYPQATILLSWGTAEERMLAEEIARHIGDRAVVLGKMSLKQFVAVLKRVDLVVGGDTGPIHLAAAVGTPTVSFYRCTDGSLNGPLGRDHMIVQSPLPCTKCLRKSCERDEECRKSISVKAMLTAAESCLDHGKAAAL; from the coding sequence ATGAAAATCCTGATCATCAAGACATCTTCCCTGGGTGATATCATCCACGCCTTGCCGGTGCTGGAGTACCTCCGGCAGGCGGAGCCCGCTGCCACCATTGACTGGGTGGTGGACGAGGCGTTTGTTGATCTGGTGTCCGGTAACCCGTTGATCAACCGTGTGCTGACGGTTGCCTTCCGGCGCTGGAAAAAGGCTCCCTTTGCCCGACGTACCCGGCGGGAGCTGGTGTCGTTTATTCAGACGCTGCGGCAGGAACGCTACGACCTGATCTTTGATCTGCAGGGCAACCTCAAGAGCGGCCTGGTCTGCGCTTTTGGACGTGCCCCGCTGAAGGTCGGTTTCAGCAGGGCGCATCAGCAGGAACGTCTCAATGCCCTCTTTACAAACCGCAAGGTCGGCTTTCTTCCGCCGGACAAAAATGCCGGCCAGCGTTACCTGCGAATTGTCAGTGCCCCCTTCGCCCTGCCCCCCGAGTCGGTTGTCCCCCATGGCGATATCTATACCTCCCCTGAGGACAATGCCCACGCACAGCAGATGATTGGTGGGGCGGCGGGGCACCCCCTGATGCTGTTTCATAACGGCACCACCTGGACAACCAAGCTCTGGCATGCAGAGGGCTGGAAGCAGCTGGCAGACGCCCTGCTGCTGCATTATCCGCAGGCCACAATCCTGCTGTCATGGGGTACTGCGGAAGAGCGCATGCTTGCAGAGGAGATTGCCCGCCATATCGGTGACCGTGCCGTTGTGCTCGGGAAGATGTCGCTCAAACAGTTTGTGGCGGTGTTGAAACGGGTTGATCTGGTGGTGGGGGGCGATACCGGGCCGATCCATCTGGCCGCTGCCGTGGGGACGCCAACCGTCTCCTTCTACCGTTGTACGGATGGCTCATTGAACGGGCCGCTGGGAAGAGATCATATGATTGTGCAATCGCCATTGCCCTGTACCAAATGTCTGCGCAAGAGCTGCGAACGGGATGAGGAGTGCAGAAAGAGCATCAGCGTCAAGGCCATGCTGACCGCAGCGGAGTCCTGCCTTGACCATGGGAAAGCGGCAGCCCTGTGA
- the waaC gene encoding lipopolysaccharide heptosyltransferase I: MKIALVRLSSLGDIVLCMASLQVIRQAFPDCRITWVTDQRFAGLLDCQPDVEQVIALDLKGIKKRPSWSGLVAQFQALRSAGPFDRVIDLHGMIKSAVVGSLLGGRQDGFARSCRKESLAGLWYREAYSIPYDLPATVRYTLLVCRALGIACSPAEAAAYPQRPYMHWQKCDEAVLEPYLSDQAKNVLIVPGTSAPNKNYPPEQFAAVANLLKLNLLVCHGNDAEYAAALTIAGHAPHVRVLPRLRLGELKALAGRMDLVIGGDSGPTHLALASGVPSITLFGATPVCFTPGLRNRVIKTATVPNLLKPDPHDLSVAEIPAGQIADLAAELLAGS; encoded by the coding sequence GTGAAGATCGCACTGGTCAGACTTTCATCCCTGGGAGACATCGTCCTCTGCATGGCCTCATTGCAGGTGATCAGGCAGGCCTTTCCCGACTGCCGGATCACCTGGGTCACGGATCAGAGGTTTGCCGGTCTGCTTGACTGCCAGCCGGATGTTGAGCAGGTCATCGCCCTTGATCTGAAGGGGATCAAGAAACGTCCCAGCTGGTCCGGTCTGGTCGCGCAGTTTCAGGCCTTGCGTTCCGCCGGTCCGTTTGACCGGGTAATCGATCTGCACGGCATGATCAAGTCCGCGGTTGTCGGGTCGCTGCTGGGGGGCAGGCAAGACGGTTTTGCCAGATCATGCCGGAAGGAGTCACTGGCCGGTCTTTGGTACCGCGAGGCCTATAGCATCCCCTATGACCTGCCGGCCACCGTGCGCTATACCCTGCTTGTCTGCAGGGCACTGGGCATCGCTTGCAGCCCTGCAGAGGCGGCGGCCTATCCGCAACGCCCGTACATGCATTGGCAGAAGTGTGATGAAGCGGTGCTGGAACCCTATCTGAGCGACCAGGCAAAAAATGTGCTGATTGTACCGGGAACCAGCGCGCCGAACAAGAATTACCCGCCGGAGCAGTTTGCAGCCGTGGCCAACCTGTTGAAGCTGAACCTGCTCGTCTGCCATGGCAATGACGCCGAGTATGCGGCTGCGCTGACCATTGCCGGGCATGCCCCCCACGTCAGGGTGCTGCCGCGGCTTCGCCTGGGGGAACTCAAGGCATTGGCCGGTCGCATGGATCTGGTGATTGGCGGCGATTCCGGGCCGACGCACCTCGCATTGGCCAGCGGCGTGCCGTCGATCACGCTGTTTGGTGCAACGCCGGTCTGCTTTACGCCGGGTCTGCGGAACAGGGTGATCAAGACCGCTACGGTGCCGAATCTGCTGAAGCCGGACCCCCATGACCTTTCAGTGGCAGAGATACCGGCCGGTCAGATTGCCGATCTGGCTGCTGAACTGCTTGCAGGGAGCTGA
- a CDS encoding tRNA threonylcarbamoyladenosine dehydratase codes for MQSVPGYEQIFSRTSLLIGDAGLRRLAAARVLIAGVGGVGSCAVEVLARAGMGRLTLVDSDTVQVSNINRQLHALTTTLGQPKVRVMAERLLQINPGLQVVPLQELITPDNVSDLLEPGYDLVLDAIDSFGAKLALLQNCVECQIPVISSMGAAGKLDPTRIQIADIADSQGCRLARKLRKELRRSGISTGVTVVYSDEPCSLECLGEPETEGERRPLGTISYLPAAFGLFMASAAIRRLLG; via the coding sequence GTGCAGTCTGTACCTGGATATGAGCAGATTTTTTCCCGCACGTCACTGCTGATTGGTGATGCCGGACTGCGGCGCCTGGCTGCGGCGCGGGTGCTGATTGCCGGTGTCGGCGGGGTGGGCAGTTGCGCGGTAGAGGTGTTGGCCCGGGCCGGAATGGGACGTTTGACGCTGGTTGACAGTGATACGGTTCAGGTCAGCAATATCAACCGTCAGCTGCATGCCCTGACAACCACGCTTGGGCAGCCCAAGGTGAGGGTGATGGCGGAGCGGCTGCTGCAGATCAACCCCGGTCTGCAGGTGGTCCCGCTGCAGGAGCTGATTACTCCTGACAATGTCTCAGATCTGCTGGAGCCGGGCTATGACCTTGTGCTTGATGCGATTGACAGCTTTGGCGCCAAGCTGGCATTGCTACAGAACTGTGTTGAATGTCAAATTCCGGTGATTTCAAGCATGGGAGCGGCCGGCAAGCTTGATCCGACCCGGATTCAGATTGCCGATATTGCCGACAGCCAGGGCTGCCGCCTGGCCCGTAAACTGCGTAAGGAGCTGCGTCGCAGTGGTATTTCCACTGGTGTGACGGTGGTCTATTCCGATGAACCGTGCAGCCTCGAATGTCTGGGGGAGCCGGAGACGGAAGGAGAACGTCGTCCGTTAGGCACGATCTCCTACCTGCCTGCTGCCTTCGGGCTGTTTATGGCCAGTGCCGCGATCAGGCGTCTACTTGGCTGA
- a CDS encoding GGDEF domain-containing protein, producing the protein MTWFIFSGGLLVGLMLHPFARMLKSDGINYVLDLIGQIVTAPFSAIVDYFQKRSDLAKARRGVETPSAGQVDPREQQISDSAQTIRSILLSLASVINRTDQAASDSSHALNEVRATIDQTGLPSDLAAAHALLIAEIDRVIASNSELKGELASSQAILATQREQIETLKTAVRIDGLTQLANRAYFDEKLLEMILLHQRYNEPFSLMMIDVDYFKNINDSHGHQAGDRILKGVAFKIKASLRESDFLARFGGDEFALILIKASLQPATVLAEKICTNIRESRFILDGTEFKVTLSIGVAEVHADDTPESLLQRADRALYLVKERGRNGVESKMHVESSEALSQVDA; encoded by the coding sequence ATGACCTGGTTTATCTTCAGCGGAGGGCTGCTTGTTGGACTGATGCTGCACCCCTTCGCACGGATGCTGAAGTCTGACGGCATCAATTACGTGCTGGACCTGATCGGACAGATTGTTACCGCACCGTTCAGCGCCATTGTCGACTATTTCCAGAAAAGATCAGATCTTGCCAAGGCCCGGCGGGGGGTGGAGACACCGTCGGCCGGGCAGGTTGACCCGCGCGAACAGCAAATCAGCGATTCGGCTCAGACCATCCGCAGTATCCTGCTTTCACTGGCATCAGTGATCAATCGGACGGATCAGGCTGCCAGCGACTCCTCCCACGCCTTAAACGAGGTCCGGGCAACAATAGATCAGACCGGCCTGCCCAGTGACCTGGCTGCTGCCCATGCGTTGCTGATTGCCGAAATTGACCGGGTGATAGCCAGCAACAGCGAGCTTAAGGGAGAACTTGCCAGTTCTCAGGCAATACTTGCGACCCAGCGTGAACAGATTGAGACCTTGAAGACCGCCGTGCGGATTGACGGCCTGACCCAACTGGCCAACCGGGCCTACTTTGATGAAAAACTGCTGGAAATGATCCTGCTGCACCAGCGTTACAACGAGCCGTTCTCGCTGATGATGATTGATGTTGATTACTTCAAGAACATCAACGACAGCCATGGCCACCAGGCTGGCGACCGGATCTTGAAGGGGGTTGCATTCAAGATCAAGGCCTCCCTGCGGGAGAGCGATTTTCTGGCCCGTTTTGGCGGGGACGAATTCGCTTTGATACTGATCAAGGCCAGCCTGCAGCCGGCAACGGTACTTGCTGAAAAAATCTGCACCAATATCCGTGAAAGCCGTTTCATCCTGGATGGGACCGAGTTCAAGGTAACCCTCTCCATCGGCGTAGCTGAAGTCCATGCCGATGACACACCGGAAAGTCTTTTGCAGCGGGCAGACAGGGCGCTCTATCTGGTAAAGGAGCGGGGACGTAATGGTGTAGAATCAAAGATGCATGTAGAAAGTAGCGAAGCACTCAGCCAAGTAGACGCCTGA